From the genome of Clavibacter nebraskensis NCPPB 2581:
CGGCTCGACAGATCCCACGCGCCGGGCCCGGGCGATCGGCTTCTACCAGGGCGGCTTCCTCATCGGCGGCATGGCCGGGCCCGCGCTGGGCGCCGTGCTCGCGACCATCTCCCTCACCGCTCCCTTCTTCTTCTACGCGGCCACGCTCGCGGTCGCGAGCGTCATCGGGCTGCTGGTCCTGCGGCCGCGCACGCGCGACGTCGCCGCGACCGGGACGCCCGAGGTCGTGATCCCGTTCGGGAAGGTGCTGCGCGACCCCCGGTATCGTGCGGCGCTGCTCGCGAACCTCGGCAACGGGTGGGCGTCGATGGGCGTCCGCAGCGCGCTGATCCCGCTGCTCGTCGTGGCCGTGATCGGCGCGGATCCCTCGGCGACCGGCATCGCGTTCGCGTGCGCCGCGGTGGTGCAGGCGCTCGCGCTCGCGCCCGCCGCGCGCTTCGTCGACACGGTCGGGCGCCGTCCTGCGATCGTCGGCGCGTACGGCGTCGCCGGGCTGCTGATGATCGCGATCCCGTTCGCCCCCGACATGGTCGTGCTCACCGTGCTGCTCTGCGTCTACGGCGCGGCCGCGTCGTTCATGGGCACGGCCCCGGCCGCGGCGGTGGGCGACGCCGCGGGCGCCCGCAGCGGCCGGCCGGTCGCGGTGTTCTCGATGGTGTCGGATCTCGGCGCGATCGTCGGCCCGCTCGTCGCCGGCTTCCTCGCCGACGCGTTCTCGTACCCGGTCGCCTTCGCGACGGGCGCCGCGCTGCTGCTCGCCGCCTCCGCGTACGCGCTGCTGCGGATGCCGCGGGACGAGCGCGTGGCGGCACCCGCCGCGAGCTGATCCGGTCGCCCGGCCCGCCCTCCACCGCCGGATCCGCGGCCGGAGCGCACGTCCCCTGCCGTCATGCGCAGGATCCGCGGCCCGGCTTCCGTATCCTCGACACCGTGACGACTCCCCCGAAGAAGCCGCTTCCCCTCGAGCACGACTCCACCCGCGACGGCACCCGCGACGCCGTGGAGCCCGCCCTCCGCTCCGACGTCAGCCACCTCGGCGGCCTGCTCGGCCAGGTGCTCCGCGAGTCCGGCGGGGACGACCTGCTGCGCGACGTCGAGCGGCTGCGCGAGCTGGTCATCGACGCGTACGAGAGCGCGCGCGACGCGTCCATCGACGACGCCGAGCG
Proteins encoded in this window:
- a CDS encoding MFS transporter, yielding MRSFRRAGSARTPEPGDGSMPDTRGPVRPPRAPRAKLPRDVLVLGVIAFFVMVGFGVVVPVLPVYAESFGVGSFEVGAVISAFALMRFVMSPFVARLIDWSGERTVLAVGIGIVAVSSGLAGLAQDYVQLLLLRGAGGIGSAMFSVAAMTLLLGSTDPTRRARAIGFYQGGFLIGGMAGPALGAVLATISLTAPFFFYAATLAVASVIGLLVLRPRTRDVAATGTPEVVIPFGKVLRDPRYRAALLANLGNGWASMGVRSALIPLLVVAVIGADPSATGIAFACAAVVQALALAPAARFVDTVGRRPAIVGAYGVAGLLMIAIPFAPDMVVLTVLLCVYGAAASFMGTAPAAAVGDAAGARSGRPVAVFSMVSDLGAIVGPLVAGFLADAFSYPVAFATGAALLLAASAYALLRMPRDERVAAPAAS